DNA from Aphis gossypii isolate Hap1 chromosome 3, ASM2018417v2, whole genome shotgun sequence:
tttaaaagtCGCGGGTGCGACGAgtacaaaagtataataattgttagaaGGAACGCGGAGTGTACAAAACAACAAAGTTCGAAAAAGCGCGACGGCGGGAGCGTTTACATTAAGACGACTTAACGGTTCGGGCGTCGAAAAGCAAGAGAGTTGCGAAAATCGCGAGTAACGGTCGTAACGAACCGAGGAGCGCGGATCGGTCACTCGCGCGCGCTGGTGGGGGGTAGCGCGAGATCAAAACGCCGTTACAATACACATGCATagatataacatacataatatacacacaatacaataattgtacacAACTACAAAACGACAAATACCGTGACACTGCGTACGTGGCTTAGTGGTGATAATACTGTATCACCAAATTACTCCCCCTCggcgaaaagaaaaaattttcaaacggAATTACGCGCGTAGGAATGGTCGACGATCGGGTCTTCGCGCTTGATGAATGCTGGTTTGAGACGGTCGATGGAAATCCAGGCTGTCGAATTGTCACGTTGCACCTTGAAAGTTTTTTCTCAGCGTTCCAAAACGACGAAAGGTCCCTCGTAGCGTGGTTGGAGCGGCGGCGGCTTACTTGGTTCAGGTCGGCGGGCACGAAGTTAGCACGTCGCGCGTCGTGGTTCGTACCGGGTGTATAGCGCAGTTGGCTCATTGATTTGCAAAGCGACGTCACCAGGTCGGGAACCCGCGGTTAGGGCGGAGCGTGGTGGAACATCTCTCCCGGGAGTCGGAGTGTCGTGCCGTACACCAACTCTGCTGGGGTATGCTCGAAACCGGCCTTGATCGTGTTACGAAGCGCGAGAAGCACGATGGGCAGCTTACTTGACCAATCTGTCGACTCGTGTGCGATAAGGGCGGACTTGAGCGTTCGGTGGAAACGTTTGACCATACCGTTGGACTGCGGGTGGTACGGCGACGACCTCGTGTGCTGCACGCCGAAAGTGGTGAAAAGTGTTCGAAAGAGGTCGGACTCGAACTGGCGGCCTTGGTCGGTGGTGATAGTGTCGGGCACGCCGAAACGCGCTATCCAGTTGGCGGTGAGAAGCTGGGCGACTGCGTGAGCGGACATATTCTCGATCGGCCAGGCTTCGGGCCAGCGTGTAAATCTGTCGACGACGGTTAGGAGGTACTTAAAACCGTTGGAGGGCGGTAGCGGACCGACTAGGTCGACGTGAATGTGACCGAAACGTCGCTCGGGAGGGGCGAAAGGTGCGATGGCGGTAACGGTGTGTTTGTTTACCTTCGCTCGTTGGCACGGCTCGCAGCATTTGGTCCACTGTGTGATATCCCGGTTTCATGCCTGTCCAGCAATATCGCGACTTGATGAGGCGGAGTGTTGCGCGGAACCGCCATGAGCTGGACCGTGCAACGCGCTGAAAACGCGCCTTCGGTGCGCCGCCGGTACGTACAGACGCGCGTTACCTGTAGAGTAGTCGGAAAACAGTACTCCGTCGGGCGTGTCTCGTGGCTGCAGCTGTAGTGAGGTCGTTGTACCGTCCGCAATCATGCGTTGAAGTTGCGGGTCGGCGGCCTGGTCGAGTGACCATTGTCGCAAGGTCGGTAGCTCGGTCGTTTCGGCGATTTCGAGCCTCGAGAGGGCGTCGGGTACGACGTTATCCTTACCGTGGTacgtaggtaaaaaaaaaaaacaaaaaaaaaaaacagaaaggaaaaaaaacagaaagGAAAAAAACAGAAAGGAATCTCTTGGCTTATCATAAAACGGTCCGACATGTCTAAAATTTAACAGTGTTGCCTGGAAACAGATATTTcccttttttttaagttttctgtTGTTTGTGGGTACATTGTTAATctgtaatttttgaattttaccaGACAACAACAACTTAATACGATACGAGTACACGACGCGTTTGTACTGTCTGTAGATTTTTGTACTCCAACAGTCAACACGGTAGCgtctcaatttttttgatcTCTGCgcttttttgtatttgttcatCTGTTCACTGTtgacattttgttttgttttttggtattttatacattatttaccaaaatatgtCTTTTGTTGTCAAAAATGCCTGGGGGAGTAGATGCTCGTTGGTGTATTGTACCAGCCTTTGGTCAAACAACAATGAAGAATTACGGatctcattttttaaatttcctaaAGACCATTCAAGGTAAGAATGATTTATACTAcagtatttacttatattatgtctaatttaattttaatcacttGTCCATTATGTTATTTCCTATCCATAAAATGTAACTTATGTATTTACAAATGAGAAATAAGCCCatgaaaattaacaaatattaagtaatattctattgtcacctacttatattattttctctttcTTTGACAGACTACAGgtattgtttacaataatgtaacaCATTGGACATCTgcctaatttgtattttatttttgaatgtgcACCAAAGTactaaatgttaaatgtaattattattattattttagatgtgCTTCTTGGGTGGAAAAATGTGAAGCCAAATATTTACCGACCACAGATCTCGATATTCTGCACAAAACTTTTAAGTTGTGTTCTTTACATTTTGAAGATGACATGTTTCTAAATACCTTGAAAAATAGACTCAAGCAGACTGCAATCCCTACATTATTTGCCAAAAAACCGGCTGAATTTCAAAGTAATTCTTTGGTTGgctcaaaaaatattagcatTTTAAATCAATCGACTGAAAGTAGTTCAATGACCGATGACATTTGCTCAATTGATGACCAGCCATCATGTTCAACACCTGGTACgtgacttattatttttgaaaaataaaaggcACATGTTTCTGCTTATTTGGTGTATTACCTtcaataagtacttatatgtcaactgtttaataatttaaaataattgtgttactCTTGGTTTAGATTCGTCTTCTTCACAGCCTGTTTTTGCCGAGAGTTTGTCTGTGTCTACTTCTACAGAAATTTGTGAAGCATCAACAGGTTCTCAAACTCCTGGGTATTTGTCGCTGAAGACCCCCAGAAAAGTAACTCTTCGAAAACAACTTTCTAAGGCTCATACCACAATCAAAGAATTGGAAAATGATGTGAATCGTCTTACGGTTTGTTTGCAGCATGCCGACACCATTGAGAATGTACTTCAATTAGTTGAAAAGTATATTTCAccttcattatttattgtggtaaaaaataatgttcttaaTAAAGACAAAACTCCAAAGGGAAGAcgattttcaaatgaaattaaacaatttgcaCTTACTATCTATTTTCTGGGTCCTAGTGTGTTTCatttacttcaaaaaaatttttgtcttCCTTCTATTAGAACTCTTAGAAAAATAACTTCTAAATATGAATTTCAACCTGGCcttaatgattttatgtttaattttctatctttcaaaactaaaacttTTTCTTCTGATGCGTTAAATTGTATTCTCTGCGCGGATGAAATgtcaattaaaacaaacttattttataatttatctaaagaTCAAATAATTGGTTTCAATCAATTAAAGTCTTGTAAAACATATGATCCTGCCAAACATGCCCTTGTTCTTATGATAAgaggtattaattataattggaaACAAccaattgcatattatttaatttccaatAGTTGTACTGGtggtgatttaaataatataattgtttctaCTATTCGAagacttaaaaatatcaatattaatgtaaaagcTTTTGTTACTGATCAAGGTTctaactttattaatttttccaaaatcaATAGTGTTACTCCAGAAGAGAGATATTTTGAAGTtgacaatgaaaaaattatatatatctttgACCCacctcatttaataaaatcgacccgtaatatgttttttaaacacaatttaattgtTGACGATGAAACAATAGATAAAAAACATGTCGATACTTTCTATAACTATGACTCAAAATGTAATGTACGAATGGCTCCTAAATTAACTTACGCTCATATTCATCCCAGTccttttgaaaaaatgaaggTGAGATTAGCGGTTCAGGTATTTAGTCATAGTGTAGCCGCAGGGATGTCAGCAGCTTTAAATCAGGGTATTCTACCAACCAACTCTAAATGtacaatcaattttattaatttaatggatagattatttgatattttcaattcatCAGATACtcctaatagtaaaatatttaatgatccTTTCAAAAATGATGGACATCAATtagatcatttaaataaaatggttaaaatatttaaaaacatgaaggtaattaataagtttaaagaaTCTGATGTGACTAATagagtaaatttattaatggttGGTTGATTAGTATATCTGGTTTGAAAATGTTGTGGAATTCCTTAAAccccaaacaaaataaagaatataccCTTCGTACAGGTCGAATCAATCAAGACTGTTTAGAAAATTTGTTTGGAACATTTCGTCAACAAcatggtaataattataaccccACTCCTATTCAGTTCATTTGggcctttaaaaaaatattttgccttGAATATTTCAAGCATTCTCCAAATGCAAATTGCATTGAAGATCTTGATAATGTTCTTTGTCAAgtcaatgaattaaataatgtttcaccATCTTTTCAAGAAATTGTTAATCCCAAACAATCAAAAgataatctttttaaattcaatcctATCACTATCGGTACAAAAGACtacagaaaattaaatattcctgAAACTAATGCTTTAACTTATATATGTGgctatttaatgaaaaaatttttagaaaaacatgTTTGTCAggaatgtataaattatgctaattttcaacaaaacctAGAAAAATCTTTCCTTTTATCTTTTTTCAAATCTACTTCTAATGACAATTCCATGtatggaaaattattaatgccaCATGATGACTTTTACAATCATATCTTTAAATtagaaagtatttttattgacaattttCCTTCCTTAGCTACTGAAGACAATGTAGGGGCTAAGTTGAAagacttattaataaatacacgtCTTAAACACccttgtcaatattttaacaaaacgtttttattacatttatttataaggttTAGAATTTTTCatccattaaatttttaaataaatctttagtAACCGAAAAAGTTAGGAAAAGTAGAAAATtagcaattttaaaacatttgtaaactattttgtataactttaaaaaaaaaaaaacattttataattatttattattattattattattattgtattgtatttgttttagtaaAGTACAACTCATGTgctttcataattattattccttaGTAACTATCAAAGTCTGAATTTTCCTAGTAAATTATGTGATCTTGTTAAGAGTgttcattgttatattttgtattattatttgtaattgtttatgatgtatgtaatttgttaatgataattttgaagaaaataaaaaaaattgaatttatactgttaattattttgaattttacaatTCTTGGAGAGtagtaaatgtaaatttgaGGTATTCCTATAGACTATACTGATTATGTAACAATATTGATTCTGGTAACAGTATATAAACTcagaaaaactttttaatttttctttacaatTGTGTTAACTAATTACTGAAGTActaagtaaaaacattaagtaaatattctaGTACTgcttaaatcatttaaaaccagcacacataatttgtattgtaatcCACTGTATATGcatttttacgatttatcAACAACACCTGACatctcaatttaaaataatgatgattataataataatatttttattttttccttaaaTTCAGTACTtaaataggtagtaaaaatcgttttcttaaaaataaactattggattgttacaatataaattagttgaaATTTGAGCGGATGAACAGTGTTACAtgatataaagaaaaaatgggAATTTCCCGGTACGTGGCAACACGTTTAAATTCTAGACATGTCGGACATGATTTTATCATCTCCCATAAGACCCtatgttaaatgaaaaatgattccCTTctgtttattctttatttttgtgattCGACGTCGTGATAAAACTGTGATAAGAACGATATCTGTCGCACCTGCCGGTCGATTATTTTTTCGGTCTTGAGCGTGAACATGTATGTGCTCCGTGCGGAGCGTCGCGTGTCGCCCTTCGATAAGGTGTACGAAATGTCGTGTACCTGAGAACGCGGCGAGAAGTTCTCTGTCGTACGTGCTGTACTTTCGTTCGGCGGGTGACAGCTCTCTTGAGAAGAAACCGAGTGGTTGCCACTGGTCGTTGACCTTCTGCTCGAGCACGGCGATATTTGATGCATCCGGGTTGAGACGTAGTGGTGTGTTCGGCTATGGATGCGCAAGTTGCGCGGTGTCTGCGAGGGCCTTCCGACAGGCGCTCGTGGCGTCCGACCACAGGAGCGGACTATCGCGTTTTTTAATCGCGCTCGACATGTCGTAGAGCGGGGCTTGGGTCTCGGCGGCGTTCGGAATGAATCGGTGGTAAAAGTTCACTGACCCAAGAAAACGTTGCAGCTGTTTTTTGGTCTGATGGAGCGTCCACTCGCGTACCACTGCGACGCGTTCCGTGCTCGGGTGACATGCGTCTTTGTCGACAACATGACCGAGAAAGGGCATAGTGTTCGTTGCGAAAACACACTTGGCCGGGTTGATCGCGATGCCGTATTTCTGGAAACGGTCGAATATGCGTGTACGTATCTTTCGTTTTCCTCCTCGTCGTGTGAGGCGATAAGAACATCGTCGATGTAAGCGAACGCGAAATCGAGGCCACGTAATATGTCGTTAATCAATCGCTGAAAAGTTTGTGCGGCGTTACGTAAACCAAAACACATAACGGGGAACTTGAAAAGGCCGAAAGGCGTCGTAACGGCGGTCTTGTGGACGTCCTGCGGGACGATCGGCACCTGATGATACGCCCGTACGAAGTCGAGCTTGGTGAACACTGTATTTCCGGCAAGATTTGACGTAAAATCGTGCAAGTGTGGTAGCGGATAGTGACTGCGTTGAGTCGACGGTAGTCTCTGCAGGGGAGGAAAGTGCCGTCCTGTTTAGCGACTAGTAACAGCGGACTGGCCCACGGGCTCGATGACGGTCGACAAATGCCTCTCTGGCGCATAAACTCGAACTCGCGGCGTGCTATCGATAGACGGTCGGGCGGTAGTCGGCGTGGTCGTGCGAAAAGTGGCGGGCCGTGGTGTGTAGTTCGTGCACTACGTCGTGTAAAAACTCGGTAGGTACGGGAGACTCGCGTGCCACTTCGGGAAAATCCAAAAGGAGTGACGTCCACTTCGACGGTCGTGCGACAATGCAGATGCTGACTGGCGTTGCGTCGGATGTCCACGAGTAGTCCGTAGTAGTGCAAAAAATCAGCTCCCAGGATTGGTCGTGCCACGTCGGGCAGTTCAAACGTCCATGTGAAAACGCGATTAAAACCCAGGTCGAGTTGTAGTTGCTTTGGCCCGAAGGTTTTTATTTGAGAGCCGTTTGCGGCGATTAAATTTAGggtcgaaaaataaaaagtggtgttatttaaaaattttgaaggtTGGCTAGGAAGAAGAGAAATTTCAGCACCGGAGTCGACCAGAAATCGACGTCCAGTGTGTTGGTCGGTGACGAAGAGTCGTCGTGAGTGAGGTGCGACGAGATGTTCAGTGAACATCGCCGCCCTctcaatttttatgagtggGCACGAAAGTGCATGGAGCGCGGCATTTTTTCGCGTTGGGGCCATACTGCACGTGGTAGTAGCACCAACCTACAGTGTTGCCAACGTTTTGTGGCAACGGATCGGACCGAACGGAGCCGGGGCAATACAGTTCTCCTACACAATTGTAAGAAACTACTTGggggaatttaaaattttcaataataccaACTGTCTTTTTCCAGAAAATTGAAATCAAAGAATTTAGTGTTATATAACCATACACactgcacatattataatacaatttaaaaattaaatctagatttatttttatattgtaatttgtaaacaaGTTATTTTCTGactattttagataattttgaagataataatattatctaggcGACTAGGTCAGTGACCGACACGGATTACGATTTGTAGattgaagaataaaattataaaattataattattattataatactaatatgcaatgtataaaaattcaaaaataatgatatacacgTAAGCCAAATAGGTAGTCAATAAAAGAAGTCAAtaactttcaaaaataacacacgtaaaattaaataactatttaaccaATGAGTCAAGACTATAGTTCCGtccagtggcgtatttacggTGGGGGGGTCCATGGGGTCCAGGCCCCCTGGACTCCATAAATACGTATCTAAAGtcaaatttacctatataatatattattattttctgtgcaattataagttgtaacttgtaaccacatgaaatactattttttacgtACCAAATCGGgggaaaaatgttatcataaatTGCTATGCATGGTTGACACATTTCGCCAGTTGGAAATAGGGTTTGAATGTTTATTTAGTTCAACATTTACTgatgtagaaaaatattatttgagaatttggttgagttttatttaccaccagtggaaaataataatgctatgttgaaattaaaaatagccaATCAAGACGTAAACTTCAAAAGTGGGTTAAAAGCACTTCTGAGCTGCCCAAAGAATGACTTTTCTGAATTAGTTTTTCAGTAGAcacaaaatacacattttcaaTGATTTACTCATTACTCCCACTAAAATGTtacttgaaacatttttattttatgtaatttgcattaaacaatttttaaaacattaaaattcaatgttttttgaatatttagtattttacataagATACTTACGCTTTATTTGACACTGATATAGTTCCTTTAGGGGAACcttaaggttaggttaaagGGGCCCTTAAGCTCCGGGTGCCCATGTGTCTCTGCAAAACTTATGAAGGCTCTGGTCAAGTTATACCATTGGTTATACATTAGCCCACTCTTACAAAGTATAATCAAAtgttgtaaacaataaaattataaattaaaatgtattatataaaaaaagctataaaatatttatataaaaccgtTCGTCATCATCTCGTTATTTGTttcgttatataaaataatcagatcaaaataaacaatcaaaaattatatctagcAGTAAAAGAGAGTGCTAATCTTTATTAGCATTAAGTCACgatattaaagatataaattgGGTAAAAGAACGCATACGACAAGCGTGCCGTAATTGCAGTTAGACCGTGATCTACGGTAAAGCGCATACGACTTAGCATAGCTTTAATTTCTCATTATGGACCACAATTACGCAGCTAATGACCCGAAAGTCGAAATTGAcggtaagttataaatattttttaataaaaatattttttttggtgaTTGTGAAATGTAGCTTtgtaagtacataattttaactatgtaACAACAAAtcgaattatgattttatgatttattttgcattttttttattttttcctttttaagttcattttttggtatttttaattaaatccggcaattaatatatttgaaaactttttttttgtcttacacaattttagttgtgcctattatgaaatataatatatcaactaccattattaatttttcagatcACGATGaaaacgtaaatattttacaacaggAAGCTATATCGACTTATTCAACATTGCCTGGTGTTCAACTTAAATCTTTAGTTTATGTAGATAATTTAGGCTAtagataatacaaaaataatagcaggaactataaaatgtaagtgCAGTAAAATGTCagaaataaagattttattatctgtttatatttttaaatatttagttatttggtatgtgaaaaccaaaaaaatagaGCTGAATTTTGCCCAACTACAGCAATTATATTTGCGGACATGAATGAGAATTGGATAAGGGCTAATCTAAACCATAACCATAATCCACCAGTAGTTGATATTCCAATGGTCCATTTAAGGAGAAGTATCGGAATGGCAGGAATAAGTTCTGGAAGAATGTCAAACTCGatacgaaatatttataacaatgaaataattgcGTAAGTTAGATTTCGTTggtatatataacttttttataaaaaatatagtcatatttttaaatgttatagaaACCCAGATGGTGCAagaaattatacatttctCCAATCTCAAGTAAGTGTTAAAAGAATGCGTCAAAGTCGTCGTCCACCAAATCAGACACTATTGAAGAGTTggcaattgtttaaataatacggCATATGCATCAACCCTGCAACATCCACCTTCAAGGTAGGATAGgactaattattatctttttaaagaaaatattttaaaatttcattaaatcaattatatgtGTTTAGGTTTTATCAACAACTATTTGAAGCTGAGGGAGAAACTGTtggaatagtattttttaattttgatgctgttaaaaagtataaaaatgagCTTCAATCTGTTAAAATTGCAGGAATTGATGGAACCTTTAAAACGGTACCAAAACGTCATCCTCAGTTTAATAATGGTTGC
Protein-coding regions in this window:
- the LOC114125254 gene encoding uncharacterized protein LOC114125254, whose translation is MSFVVKNAWGSRCSLVYCTSLWSNNNEELRISFFKFPKDHSRCASWVEKCEAKYLPTTDLDILHKTFKLCSLHFEDDMFLNTLKNRLKQTAIPTLFAKKPAEFQSNSLVGSKNISILNQSTESSSMTDDICSIDDQPSCSTPDSSSSQPVFAESLSVSTSTEICEASTGSQTPGYLSLKTPRKVTLRKQLSKAHTTIKELENDVNRLTVCLQHADTIENVLQLVEKYISPSLFIVVKNNVLNKDKTPKGRRFSNEIKQFALTIYFLGPSVFHLLQKNFCLPSIRTLRKITSKYEFQPGLNDFMFNFLSFKTKTFSSDALNCILCADEMSIKTNLFYNLSKDQIIGFNQLKSCKTYDPAKHALVLMIRGINYNWKQPIAYYLISNSCTGGDLNNIIVSTIRRLKNININVKAFVTDQGSNFINFSKINSVTPEERYFEVDNEKIIYIFDPPHLIKSTRNMFFKHNLIVDDETIDKKHVDTFYNYDSKCNVRMAPKLTYAHIHPSPFEKMKVRLAVQVFSHSVAAGMSAALNQGILPTNSKCTINFINLMDRLFDIFNSSDTPNSKIFNDPFKNDGHQLDHLNKMVKIFKNMKVINKFKESDVTNRVNLLMVG